A region of Desulfovibrio inopinatus DSM 10711 DNA encodes the following proteins:
- a CDS encoding sirohydrochlorin cobaltochelatase produces the protein MTTHQLSTPRAVILTAHVSRHPGSDQGLKRLADEVRQLYPDAPVSVAHIASGDFVAAQSVPAPAPAPKEVLVNLIQEGIRQVVVQSLHVIPGREFHEMLVQIDDACHETGISIRTSVGDPLLGVGTDIERVADAVFSLVPPERKSDQAVVLVGHGSSHPGHTRYSDLAAECARRDELFYIGSLGHGKQDGVMRRSALHEMLIAKNVSTVWLIPFFSSAGRHAHKDLFGDSPDSWQTQFEKANIACHPVLTAALDHPPLAALWLNHVQNAWRRLDGLV, from the coding sequence ATGACAACACATCAATTATCCACTCCTCGCGCTGTCATTTTAACGGCGCATGTCTCCAGGCACCCTGGCTCCGACCAGGGATTGAAGCGGCTGGCCGATGAGGTTCGTCAATTGTACCCTGATGCTCCTGTCTCCGTTGCGCATATCGCGTCGGGAGATTTTGTTGCAGCACAGTCGGTCCCGGCTCCAGCTCCAGCACCGAAAGAGGTTTTGGTCAACCTCATTCAAGAAGGTATACGTCAGGTCGTTGTTCAATCGCTGCACGTTATACCGGGGCGTGAATTTCACGAGATGCTCGTGCAGATTGATGACGCCTGTCATGAAACTGGGATTTCCATCCGAACCTCCGTCGGCGATCCGCTCCTTGGTGTTGGAACCGATATTGAGCGTGTTGCTGACGCGGTGTTTTCGTTGGTTCCACCAGAACGGAAATCTGACCAAGCTGTTGTGTTGGTTGGGCACGGATCTTCCCATCCTGGGCATACGCGCTATTCAGATTTGGCTGCCGAATGTGCTCGCCGAGATGAACTTTTTTATATTGGATCGTTAGGGCATGGAAAGCAGGATGGTGTCATGCGTCGGAGCGCATTGCACGAAATGCTCATTGCGAAGAACGTCTCCACCGTATGGCTTATTCCGTTCTTTTCTTCTGCCGGTCGGCACGCTCATAAGGATTTGTTCGGAGACAGCCCTGATTCATGGCAAACGCAATTTGAAAAAGCGAATATTGCCTGCCACCCTGTCCTGACAGCCGCACTTGATCATCCACCCTTAGCCGCGCTATGGCTGAACCATGTCCAAAATGCCTGGCGGCGGCTCGATGGCTTAGTATAA
- a CDS encoding DUF3426 domain-containing protein: MKRLLAIAAAVIFFVAILWFALRNESSNTPEHSLDLAAQAVAHHDVVAFSKVVDVRNLTNKAADDIRAYVDANPGLEMQSVLSAIGQYIGLDLTAVDELDPGQDLAERIEAAVRTGKTGTTDNQPAFRNFAIAYKGAISNTDGAVSLRLATPSTGNDQTTPTIQADLALEKLKSGWRIMEIANLPDLLPSITPLPSLDAVEAVRNVILSGVRQYYVENIKEGKIFVIEGIAENQGAAPVSHIRLRAVIFNQAESRMAEKTITANNVLGLYQLRVFDRAKLNQSLDKPDGPMSQTIAPGGQVKFMFIFYDVPESAAEFEVRVVAVNIAQS; encoded by the coding sequence ATGAAACGATTGCTCGCCATTGCTGCCGCTGTCATATTTTTCGTTGCTATTCTGTGGTTTGCACTTCGCAACGAATCATCGAATACCCCAGAACACAGTCTTGATCTGGCAGCTCAGGCCGTGGCCCACCATGATGTGGTTGCCTTTTCCAAAGTTGTTGACGTGCGCAACCTGACCAACAAAGCAGCTGATGACATTCGCGCCTATGTCGATGCGAATCCAGGCCTCGAGATGCAGTCCGTGCTCTCTGCCATTGGCCAATATATCGGTCTTGATTTGACGGCAGTTGATGAACTTGACCCCGGACAAGATTTGGCAGAACGGATTGAAGCCGCCGTACGGACCGGGAAAACTGGTACGACAGATAATCAGCCGGCTTTTCGAAATTTCGCCATTGCATACAAGGGGGCGATAAGCAATACCGATGGCGCCGTGAGTCTGCGCTTGGCAACACCATCAACCGGCAATGACCAGACGACGCCGACGATTCAGGCCGATCTTGCTTTGGAAAAGCTCAAGTCTGGGTGGCGCATTATGGAAATTGCCAACCTCCCCGATCTGCTGCCCTCCATCACGCCTTTACCTAGTCTGGATGCCGTTGAGGCCGTTCGCAATGTCATTTTGAGCGGCGTCCGACAATATTATGTTGAAAATATCAAAGAAGGAAAAATTTTCGTTATTGAAGGTATCGCCGAAAATCAAGGTGCCGCCCCGGTCTCGCATATCAGACTGCGCGCCGTCATTTTCAACCAGGCCGAATCGCGAATGGCTGAAAAAACCATTACAGCCAACAATGTCCTTGGATTATATCAGTTACGCGTGTTTGACCGTGCAAAACTGAATCAAAGCTTGGACAAGCCTGACGGCCCGATGTCTCAGACAATTGCTCCCGGAGGACAGGTTAAGTTCATGTTCATTTTTTATGACGTCCCTGAATCGGCGGCTGAATTCGAAGTCCGTGTGGTGGCGGTTAATATCGCGCAATCATAA
- the proX gene encoding glycine betaine/L-proline ABC transporter substrate-binding protein ProX, translating to MNISLRAGRKLACMLLMLCLASSALAADELPGNGKEVQPASPSWSTGLFQDALYNRALEELGYTVKKPKELSNSSFYQAISRGDVDFWVNGWFPLHNALVPRDFREKAEVLGHVVQGGGIAGYLVSRKAADKFGIHSLEDFKRPDVKAAFDINGDGKADLVACPHGWACEKIIAHHLDTLDLNDDINAMTTSYTANMANTVSRAHSGQPVFFYTWTPNWTIAKLKPGKDVVWINVPQTSPETSQKELEDKLVVQHLPGAVTDPINLGFIANDIQVVANKQFLSENPAARALFEVMTIPLADVAAQNAKMFEGESSPEDIDRHVNTWIARNKKKWDSWIHAAKKAAAATH from the coding sequence ATGAATATATCACTGCGAGCCGGTCGCAAGCTGGCTTGTATGCTCTTGATGCTCTGCTTGGCCTCTTCGGCTTTAGCTGCCGACGAATTGCCCGGCAACGGGAAAGAAGTCCAACCAGCATCTCCCAGTTGGTCAACAGGCCTATTCCAAGACGCGTTGTATAATCGTGCGTTGGAAGAACTTGGATATACCGTAAAAAAGCCCAAAGAACTGAGTAATTCTTCATTCTACCAAGCGATCAGCCGAGGAGATGTCGATTTTTGGGTCAATGGATGGTTCCCTCTCCATAATGCACTTGTGCCTCGAGATTTCAGAGAAAAAGCTGAAGTTCTTGGCCATGTCGTCCAAGGAGGAGGGATTGCCGGCTATCTCGTTTCCAGAAAAGCTGCAGATAAATTCGGCATACACTCCCTTGAAGATTTCAAACGTCCGGACGTGAAAGCCGCTTTTGATATCAATGGGGATGGAAAAGCCGATCTTGTTGCCTGTCCCCATGGCTGGGCATGTGAAAAAATCATCGCGCATCATTTAGATACTCTCGACCTCAATGACGACATTAATGCAATGACGACATCCTACACCGCAAACATGGCGAACACTGTTTCCCGTGCTCATAGTGGACAACCTGTTTTTTTCTACACCTGGACCCCGAACTGGACCATTGCCAAACTGAAACCGGGAAAAGATGTTGTATGGATCAACGTCCCGCAAACGTCCCCGGAGACATCGCAAAAAGAACTTGAAGACAAACTTGTCGTGCAACATCTCCCCGGTGCAGTGACTGACCCCATCAATCTGGGCTTTATTGCCAACGACATCCAAGTAGTTGCAAACAAACAATTTCTTTCTGAAAACCCGGCTGCACGAGCACTTTTTGAAGTGATGACGATCCCGCTTGCAGACGTTGCAGCACAAAATGCAAAAATGTTTGAGGGAGAATCCTCTCCTGAAGATATTGACCGTCACGTCAATACATGGATCGCGAGAAACAAAAAGAAATGGGATAGCTGGATTCACGCAGCGAAAAAGGCAGCTGCCGCTACGCATTGA
- a CDS encoding acyltransferase family protein, translating to MKHEILQSTHNDLSSSQATREKGLDRIKAWAILFVIFWHYQPLHLINLGQTQLSTLICEVFFAGIRQVCLIAVPLFFLVSLIIFFKHAPNRPHYLRKRLTRLLILYGFWISVQTIFASVVSPEPLVIDWHFIASGGPPIPLVGGSVFYFLFDLIILTLAAGLFLQCSERGRIVIGVIVVATSLFTFSIVPYFPAYAPSTTSPANFFVFIPLAYFLAQNPGFVLTYRRLLAVLFAFTCLFDMINILWELGIYYNYCRPSTVIGALYFMTFLAIELPPKGERIFSLIARFSLGLFAVHKLAVYPFRALFIQLNPILIPIPMTGVRLAASFIIVALAGFLLSILLLWLMNITPLRRFIR from the coding sequence ATGAAACACGAGATTCTTCAATCCACTCACAATGACTTGTCTTCATCGCAAGCAACGCGAGAGAAGGGACTTGATCGCATCAAAGCGTGGGCAATCCTCTTTGTTATATTTTGGCACTATCAACCACTGCATCTCATCAACCTGGGACAAACCCAGCTCTCGACACTCATCTGTGAAGTTTTTTTTGCTGGAATTCGACAAGTTTGCCTTATCGCTGTACCGCTCTTTTTTCTTGTCTCTCTAATTATCTTTTTCAAACATGCTCCCAACCGGCCTCACTATCTCCGTAAGCGACTCACACGACTTCTTATTCTCTATGGATTTTGGATTTCCGTTCAAACAATCTTCGCCAGTGTTGTCTCGCCCGAGCCTCTCGTCATTGATTGGCATTTCATTGCTTCAGGAGGTCCACCTATCCCACTGGTGGGAGGCTCTGTCTTCTACTTTCTCTTCGACCTTATAATATTAACACTTGCTGCGGGACTATTTCTTCAATGCAGTGAGCGTGGGCGTATCGTCATCGGAGTGATTGTGGTTGCAACATCGCTCTTCACATTTAGTATAGTTCCATATTTCCCAGCTTATGCTCCTTCAACGACATCCCCGGCAAACTTTTTCGTCTTCATCCCTTTGGCTTATTTCTTGGCTCAAAACCCTGGGTTTGTATTGACATATCGCCGACTTCTCGCAGTACTCTTCGCCTTTACCTGCCTTTTCGACATGATCAATATCCTGTGGGAATTGGGAATATACTACAATTACTGCCGTCCAAGCACGGTCATTGGCGCTCTCTACTTCATGACATTCCTGGCAATCGAGTTGCCTCCCAAAGGAGAACGCATATTTTCCCTTATAGCACGATTCAGCCTTGGCCTTTTTGCCGTACATAAATTGGCTGTCTATCCTTTTCGTGCTTTGTTTATCCAGCTAAACCCCATACTTATCCCAATACCGATGACCGGTGTGCGTCTTGCCGCATCCTTTATCATTGTCGCTCTGGCAGGCTTCCTCCTTTCGATCCTCCTTCTCTGGCTCATGAACATCACTCCGTTGCGACGTTTTATCCGGTAA
- a CDS encoding potassium channel family protein, translating into MKQVSFGRIFRRHYIPGLVLGVITLAMTDALLAPEVISGFETLSQYALAGLLSGGTASMITVLFHISRNRRVLKKRTILFHHVSSSREIMLAAISTFISGGACILLFLSPYLSMGLCIVTLTLVIFELRLFAKELLALLTPGTYPTWENVGQIVDAYITMIAAFTITNINLAAFHRLVTSTPEAFSLGGAPTLADFIYFSVVVITTLGFGDIHPVTSDAKLLVSFECLVGYVMFALIVGVITRGIVSGTKTDTQVSVSVENDDADTNGEVN; encoded by the coding sequence ATGAAGCAGGTATCGTTTGGGAGGATTTTTCGTCGGCATTATATTCCAGGGCTTGTCCTTGGCGTGATCACACTCGCGATGACTGACGCGCTGCTCGCACCCGAAGTCATCAGTGGGTTTGAAACATTGTCGCAATATGCCCTGGCGGGATTGCTCTCAGGGGGAACAGCGTCAATGATCACGGTTCTTTTTCATATCTCTCGTAATCGCAGGGTATTAAAAAAGCGTACGATTCTCTTTCATCATGTTTCTTCTTCCCGCGAGATTATGCTGGCTGCAATCAGCACCTTTATTTCGGGTGGCGCATGTATTTTGCTCTTTTTATCTCCCTATTTATCCATGGGGCTGTGCATCGTGACGCTGACACTTGTTATCTTCGAGTTACGTCTCTTTGCGAAGGAATTGTTAGCCTTGTTGACGCCGGGAACCTATCCGACGTGGGAAAACGTCGGGCAGATTGTTGACGCATATATCACGATGATTGCCGCGTTTACCATTACGAATATTAACCTTGCCGCTTTTCATCGGCTTGTCACAAGCACCCCCGAAGCGTTTTCTCTCGGCGGAGCTCCGACGTTGGCCGATTTTATTTATTTTAGCGTTGTCGTTATTACGACATTGGGATTTGGCGATATTCATCCTGTGACATCAGATGCCAAGTTGCTTGTCTCTTTCGAGTGCCTGGTTGGGTATGTCATGTTTGCGCTGATTGTTGGTGTCATTACGCGTGGCATTGTGAGTGGGACAAAGACAGATACGCAGGTTTCTGTGTCAGTGGAAAACGATGATGCTGACACCAATGGCGAGGTCAATTGA
- a CDS encoding NAD(P)/FAD-dependent oxidoreductase, producing the protein MTNHLDGAILQRDKQSYAIVPRTPVGLITPEVLDALNTVVKKYKIPIVKITSGQRIALVGMSEDQLADIWKDLGTDIGRATELCVHYVQACPGTSVCKFGIQDSLGLGIEVEKLYQEYEMPAKFKFGISGCPFACAEGLVRDLGITGKKSGWAVSFGGNAGQFARVGDIIAEDLSKEDALTLVKKLIEYYRDNAKKKERTWKFAQRVGIDAIKAAVL; encoded by the coding sequence ATGACAAATCATCTCGACGGCGCAATTTTACAGCGTGACAAACAAAGCTATGCCATTGTCCCCCGCACCCCGGTTGGCCTTATCACACCGGAAGTGCTCGATGCTTTGAACACGGTCGTGAAAAAATACAAGATTCCCATTGTTAAAATCACCTCCGGACAGCGTATTGCTCTCGTCGGCATGTCCGAAGATCAACTGGCTGATATCTGGAAAGATCTGGGAACCGACATCGGTCGCGCAACCGAACTGTGTGTTCATTATGTCCAAGCTTGCCCCGGAACGAGTGTCTGTAAATTCGGCATCCAAGACTCTTTGGGCCTTGGGATCGAAGTGGAAAAGCTGTACCAAGAGTATGAAATGCCCGCCAAGTTTAAATTCGGCATTTCCGGTTGCCCCTTTGCCTGCGCTGAAGGATTGGTTCGTGACCTTGGCATTACCGGCAAGAAAAGCGGCTGGGCGGTGAGCTTCGGTGGCAATGCTGGTCAGTTCGCCCGAGTCGGCGACATCATCGCCGAAGACCTGAGCAAAGAAGACGCTCTGACCTTGGTCAAAAAACTCATTGAATACTATCGCGACAACGCCAAGAAGAAAGAACGTACCTGGAAATTTGCCCAGCGTGTCGGCATTGATGCAATCAAAGCCGCTGTATTGTAA
- a CDS encoding transporter substrate-binding domain-containing protein — translation MLHIVILSGLLAIPARCVAGQDIQALPEISRATFRIAMSTDSAPYDFLDDTGNPSGMAVDIWRKWSQQTNIPVTFVPGTWEETLDMVKTGQVDAHAGMVFNESRTRFFDYISPLFPTQSWLFFSKEHHLRQNMRQLAGLPIGIVSGDVAEDALDNAFPKAKRIFFSDNTRLFQAVASGEIQVFVSEGLTARFFLRRFGLLTAFTHEETPLYKNTMYATVQQGNTKIEHTVSAGFQSLNASQKNVIQRRWNGIAGLGDSTVTIAMPANAPPLTFLDPKKKPSGLYVDIWTTILGALGLTPIFFPMSWPESIDAVITGKVDMHSGLFQRSDDTPSLYYSKPIHELGIGLFTRTGTILSNGLRDLNGKRVGIVESMFSPEELQKQFANLVLVPFPNLVALLRNLAAGEIDAVLADTTSTKHLLLQLGLSGLIMANGPPLSRSTVHACVSKDRKSLVDLLNSGLSTLTQTERMELERRWLDNPIDRYYKPLSHEIPLTEEEREWLDAHPTLRLVVDPSFPPVDFRSPEGAHQGISADYLTIFAEKLGISFEILPTQTWAESQDALKAGKADFSPALMATPDRENDLFFTEPYIRIPTVIIIQTTQKDIAHIDDLAGKTVAVVKGYASAEYFMNRRPEIKFVQVASPAQGLQMTALGQTDAMIINLATASWVIEHDALTGLKVAGSTDFDLALAMGSRRDTPLLNAILQRSLDSITLKQRQAIFNKWVRLEMPIWNPSRELIISIAATLGIIIIIGIWNRRLARAIRLRDAAREALLQSEERFALAIRVAADGLWDWDITTNAIYFDPGYKRMLGYDDDTELDLDTGFIQRLHPEDKNAVISRIESLLEFHGPAWVLEFRLKDRRGTFLWIEQRGHVVTRSASGTPLRAVGTHTDITSRKHADMQRAHLVAVLQNLPIAVFVTDESGHFEYINAMFCSTTGYEHDDIIGKSPDILASGQTSKHRFLRLCANVEPGKIWQGRLLNQRKDGQVYETELAIALVSNEHETARHYIAVESAPCQPCQDAPESASSSFEPEEMISLTPQQTTQVQSLAQELNHSLDTFRYDAMEQTRRFVSIMTEHGQSEAAHRLMRQVKGFAFDDARQTLRVILVAIGLEAPQREPGDKIPPESPQ, via the coding sequence GTGCTACACATTGTCATTCTTAGCGGCCTTTTGGCCATTCCAGCACGTTGTGTTGCCGGGCAGGACATTCAAGCCCTCCCTGAAATATCACGTGCCACATTTCGTATCGCTATGAGCACAGACTCTGCTCCCTACGATTTCCTTGACGATACGGGAAACCCTTCTGGCATGGCCGTGGATATCTGGCGTAAATGGTCGCAACAAACCAATATTCCTGTGACGTTTGTTCCTGGAACCTGGGAAGAAACGCTCGACATGGTCAAAACTGGGCAAGTCGATGCACACGCCGGTATGGTCTTCAATGAATCTCGCACCCGTTTTTTCGATTATATATCACCACTCTTCCCGACCCAAAGTTGGCTGTTTTTTTCCAAAGAACACCACCTCCGCCAAAATATGCGTCAACTTGCCGGTCTTCCTATAGGCATAGTATCCGGCGATGTCGCTGAAGATGCACTCGACAACGCCTTCCCCAAAGCAAAACGCATTTTCTTCTCGGACAATACCCGTCTCTTTCAAGCCGTCGCCTCAGGGGAAATTCAGGTTTTTGTCAGCGAAGGCTTGACCGCCCGCTTTTTTTTACGTCGCTTCGGACTTCTCACCGCCTTTACCCACGAAGAGACTCCACTGTATAAAAATACCATGTATGCAACGGTTCAACAGGGAAATACGAAAATAGAGCATACCGTTAGTGCAGGATTTCAAAGTCTCAATGCTTCTCAAAAAAACGTAATCCAGAGACGCTGGAACGGTATTGCCGGGTTAGGTGACTCCACCGTTACGATTGCTATGCCAGCCAACGCCCCCCCGCTGACATTTCTTGACCCTAAAAAGAAGCCCTCAGGACTCTATGTTGATATTTGGACGACGATCCTTGGTGCACTCGGTCTCACGCCAATTTTTTTTCCAATGTCGTGGCCAGAATCCATTGATGCGGTAATAACAGGGAAGGTCGACATGCATTCCGGCCTTTTTCAACGTTCGGACGACACGCCTTCATTATATTATAGCAAGCCCATACACGAACTCGGCATTGGCTTGTTCACGCGGACCGGAACAATCCTCAGCAATGGTCTTCGCGATCTTAACGGCAAACGTGTCGGCATTGTGGAAAGCATGTTCAGCCCAGAAGAATTGCAAAAGCAATTCGCCAACCTTGTCCTTGTCCCGTTTCCAAACCTTGTTGCACTTTTACGAAATCTCGCCGCAGGAGAGATAGACGCGGTACTCGCCGACACGACCTCAACGAAACATCTTCTTCTCCAACTCGGTCTGTCTGGTCTCATCATGGCCAACGGTCCGCCACTTTCCCGAAGCACGGTACATGCTTGTGTGTCCAAAGACCGCAAAAGCCTTGTCGATCTCCTCAATAGTGGTCTTTCCACACTGACGCAAACAGAACGCATGGAACTTGAACGGCGATGGCTCGATAATCCCATTGATCGATATTACAAACCGCTTTCCCATGAAATCCCGTTAACAGAGGAAGAACGTGAATGGCTCGATGCACATCCCACGCTACGCCTTGTTGTGGACCCCTCGTTTCCTCCTGTCGATTTTCGTTCTCCAGAGGGAGCGCATCAAGGCATCAGTGCCGACTACCTGACAATCTTTGCGGAAAAGCTTGGTATATCCTTTGAAATTCTTCCCACACAAACCTGGGCCGAGTCACAAGACGCCCTCAAGGCAGGGAAGGCCGACTTTTCTCCGGCACTCATGGCTACTCCGGACCGAGAAAACGATCTCTTTTTTACCGAACCGTACATTCGCATTCCCACCGTCATCATAATACAAACGACTCAGAAGGATATCGCACATATTGACGATCTCGCGGGCAAAACCGTAGCCGTCGTCAAAGGGTATGCTTCGGCTGAATATTTCATGAATCGTCGGCCGGAAATCAAGTTTGTCCAGGTCGCAAGTCCTGCCCAAGGGTTGCAAATGACAGCCTTGGGTCAGACCGATGCCATGATCATCAACTTGGCTACGGCGTCATGGGTTATTGAACACGACGCCCTGACCGGACTCAAAGTCGCAGGCTCCACAGACTTCGATTTAGCTTTGGCCATGGGATCCCGCCGAGACACACCGTTACTGAATGCCATTTTACAGCGGAGTCTGGACAGCATCACACTCAAGCAACGTCAAGCCATTTTCAATAAATGGGTTCGCCTTGAAATGCCGATATGGAACCCGAGCCGTGAATTGATCATCTCGATAGCAGCAACACTTGGTATCATTATCATCATCGGCATTTGGAATCGACGGCTAGCCCGCGCCATACGTTTACGCGATGCTGCCCGAGAAGCCTTACTACAAAGCGAAGAACGATTTGCCTTGGCCATACGCGTTGCGGCCGACGGGTTATGGGATTGGGATATCACAACCAATGCTATTTATTTCGACCCAGGATACAAACGTATGCTCGGTTATGATGACGATACAGAACTCGACCTCGATACAGGCTTCATACAACGACTCCATCCCGAGGACAAAAACGCCGTCATCAGCCGTATAGAATCACTTCTCGAATTCCATGGCCCAGCCTGGGTACTGGAGTTTCGCTTGAAAGATCGAAGAGGAACATTCTTATGGATAGAACAACGAGGCCATGTCGTCACCCGTTCTGCATCGGGCACTCCGCTTCGGGCCGTGGGCACCCATACAGACATTACATCCCGAAAACATGCCGACATGCAGCGCGCCCATCTCGTTGCTGTATTACAGAATCTCCCGATCGCGGTCTTTGTCACCGATGAAAGCGGTCATTTTGAATATATCAATGCTATGTTCTGCTCCACAACGGGCTATGAACACGACGACATTATAGGAAAAAGCCCTGATATTCTTGCTTCCGGGCAGACATCGAAACATCGATTTCTACGGTTATGCGCCAACGTGGAGCCAGGCAAAATCTGGCAAGGACGTCTTCTCAATCAACGAAAAGATGGACAGGTCTACGAAACGGAACTTGCGATTGCACTCGTTTCGAATGAACACGAAACAGCAAGGCATTATATCGCAGTGGAGTCAGCCCCCTGCCAGCCATGTCAGGACGCTCCCGAGTCCGCCTCCTCTTCTTTCGAACCCGAAGAGATGATTTCGTTAACCCCGCAACAAACAACACAAGTCCAATCTCTTGCCCAAGAACTCAACCACTCACTTGATACCTTTCGTTATGATGCTATGGAGCAAACACGTCGTTTTGTCTCCATCATGACGGAACATGGACAAAGCGAAGCAGCGCACCGCCTCATGCGGCAAGTCAAGGGATTTGCATTTGATGATGCCCGCCAAACACTCCGTGTCATCCTTGTCGCCATTGGCCTTGAGGCTCCACAACGAGAGCCCGGTGACAAGATTCCTCCGGAGAGTCCTCAATGA
- a CDS encoding adenylate/guanylate cyclase domain-containing response regulator, with protein sequence MTLSNTATPALLLFDDDPERLHDVARVLTPLQYHLHIATRRDIVRSLLDSGVTPSLAILDVFTQGDGCSLARELASPLRHTRTEILMVVPETQQNMIDRALESGVVDVVTRPFQQTLVRARVQSLCRRRFDIPRTPEAHPHTDVTMQNHDHPQPSSGNWRVGLTAAVLCIEVTFHDRTETNDPLEGALRLDRVFDEMTSIITQHDLTIATIYENTLVAISFGSTDKPGSAHGAAEAALTLLQRTAALQSRTQAPLTLRIGMDLGSVVFESAKPTRPAPLVYGAAFSLANLLATTGIQGQIQISHRMQHILEGQYQFEDRGPFFNESTGTIMTFFLTGRRVD encoded by the coding sequence ATGACGCTTTCCAACACAGCAACGCCAGCGCTTCTTCTCTTCGATGACGACCCGGAACGCCTTCATGACGTGGCCCGTGTGCTCACCCCGCTCCAATATCATCTGCATATTGCAACTCGCCGCGATATTGTCCGGTCTCTCCTGGATTCCGGTGTCACTCCATCGCTCGCAATCCTCGATGTTTTCACACAGGGTGATGGTTGCTCCTTGGCACGAGAACTAGCTTCACCACTGCGCCACACGCGCACAGAAATACTCATGGTTGTTCCGGAGACACAGCAAAATATGATCGATCGCGCGCTTGAGTCCGGTGTTGTCGATGTGGTGACACGGCCTTTTCAGCAAACACTTGTCCGCGCCCGTGTCCAATCATTGTGTCGACGTCGTTTCGACATCCCCCGGACTCCCGAGGCGCATCCCCATACCGATGTTACAATGCAAAACCATGATCATCCGCAACCGTCTTCCGGAAATTGGCGCGTCGGACTGACAGCGGCTGTTCTCTGCATCGAAGTAACATTCCATGACCGCACGGAAACCAATGATCCATTGGAAGGAGCGCTACGGCTTGATCGTGTATTTGATGAGATGACGAGCATCATAACACAACACGATCTGACTATAGCCACGATATATGAAAACACTCTTGTAGCAATTTCCTTTGGAAGTACGGACAAGCCCGGTTCTGCACATGGGGCCGCTGAAGCGGCTTTGACGCTTTTACAACGTACAGCCGCCTTACAATCACGTACACAGGCTCCTCTCACACTCCGTATAGGAATGGATTTAGGATCTGTCGTTTTTGAAAGCGCGAAACCAACACGGCCAGCTCCCCTTGTCTATGGGGCTGCGTTTTCACTCGCGAACCTTCTGGCAACAACAGGTATTCAAGGACAAATTCAAATCTCACACCGGATGCAACACATATTGGAAGGGCAATATCAATTTGAAGATCGCGGTCCATTTTTCAATGAAAGCACAGGAACGATCATGACATTTTTCCTGACGGGACGACGCGTTGACTGA
- a CDS encoding ABC transporter permease, whose translation MSALTETITLSATIWAAAVVACTPSTWNRAVSNEFIRQIAFCGGQGMGFVLKIAAVLGISLVPQVQKLLSTVNDPTLFGTLVIKGFMRETLPVVVNLLVVGQSGIPMTAFLWHIRSKGDIRALDCQGIDVLCFLIMPRILAMSVSVFGLSVLFLVASLFCGYIAGVLFSVHSVPPLQFAFNVLSPLSGLDLLGFFLKTIIPGMVTGAICCIEGLRYGQTATDAADATKSALVKSVWNVFLISTVISLLAYL comes from the coding sequence GTGTCCGCACTGACGGAAACCATCACCTTGTCAGCGACCATTTGGGCTGCCGCGGTTGTTGCCTGTACGCCATCCACCTGGAATCGTGCTGTATCAAACGAATTTATACGGCAAATCGCATTCTGTGGTGGTCAGGGGATGGGGTTTGTTCTCAAAATTGCAGCTGTTCTTGGAATTTCACTGGTTCCACAAGTGCAAAAATTGCTCTCCACCGTCAACGATCCCACGCTGTTCGGCACCCTTGTTATCAAAGGGTTCATGCGAGAAACGTTGCCTGTCGTTGTCAACCTTCTCGTTGTAGGGCAAAGCGGCATCCCCATGACGGCCTTTCTCTGGCATATCCGAAGCAAAGGCGATATCCGAGCACTCGATTGTCAGGGAATTGATGTTTTGTGTTTCCTCATCATGCCCCGCATTCTCGCTATGAGTGTATCCGTATTTGGCTTATCGGTTTTGTTTCTCGTCGCAAGCCTGTTCTGTGGATATATCGCCGGGGTCTTGTTCAGTGTCCACTCCGTTCCGCCTCTCCAATTTGCGTTCAATGTCCTATCTCCCCTTTCAGGGCTTGATCTTCTTGGCTTCTTTCTCAAAACCATTATCCCTGGCATGGTGACAGGTGCAATCTGTTGTATTGAAGGACTGCGTTATGGACAAACGGCAACGGATGCCGCGGACGCAACAAAATCAGCTCTCGTGAAGTCGGTCTGGAATGTGTTCCTCATTTCTACCGTTATTTCACTTCTGGCCTACTTGTGA